tATATAGCTCGGATCACGTGTACCCACCTCTTACGCGTGTGTGGATATTTTTTTATCCATGTGCACAACCATGTAACCAAAGATCTTCCATGAACGGATGAGCGACAGGGAGCTGCAGCCAATAACGACAGCCCCCGTGTATTTAGCCCAGCCTCCCTGATCCACTGCTTTGTTTACATTATTCTGCAGTCAAATCTGGATCCCAGAAGgctgtctttgtttctgcagGAGTTATTGTAACAAAATGTGACCTGTAGCAGAGCAACTGTGCTTATAGAAAGTACATTCTACTTATGTATTTTGTTCATGGCATTCATCCAAAACACTTGGGCAGGTTATAAGGATATTCTTGCAAATATATTATTGTCAGCACATCACATTACAATGCTGTATCTTACAGTCaatagtgtatatatatatacataaaataaattaatcaatagTATTCTAAATGACTACAAATCCCATTAAGCATCGCTCTATGTcgaatgttttatttttatctttatatgtttgtattatGGGACTGTTACAACAGCATAATACATTTTATCCTGCCCAACATTCAGACTACTTAAAGAGGATTTTACATAATGAAGCAGCAGATGAGAGAGTAGACCTAATCTGCAATCAGTTTTCTGGACTGCACTGCTCCCATCATTCTAGATAATCTCTGGAAATTGGCCCGCTGTGTTGCTGTGACCTAGCTGTCAAGTCTAGCAGATGATGTAATGAATGAGCTTCTAGCAAAGCAGGGGCACACGGAAGTCACACTCGCACCCATCCTCCTCACCCCTTGAGCTATCTTTAAACCAAAAGATCAGTGAGGGAGTGTGCATTTCATTTTTGGCAGCAGATAACTGAGACCAGAGACACCAACACCCAAGGGCCACTCTGTCAGCACTGTATGTTTTAGATAATATTAGAAAGGCAGAAGCCTGCTTATTTTGTAGATGTTACAACAatcaacattttcaacatttttgggtTTTTATTTAGTCAAGTATGTGagttgtttgtatgtttgcaaTGACAAGAACATTAGTTCACCCAGTTTGGCTTTAgctcgtgtttttttttaactttgcttACAAACAgttcctttttttcttgtactaatttttgtttgtgtggacGACAGACAACAGAGGGACCGGTGTAACAGGATCGTGTTGACCGTTGAGAAGCCTTCTGTTGTCCCATGTTGCCCTGGAGACACAATTGATCTCACATTGGCCTAGGCactctattgtttttattttgaaggaataCAGGCTTTTGTTTACACCTAGTTGTGGAAATTTGTTTGTGTCCTGACTTTGGGATGTGTTATAAACTCTTGTggcagtaaacacacactgaacacattgGAGTGTTTTCCAATAAATTACTTCATGCACCATCAATGAGTTTAATAAGATGTTTATGTTGAAACACTGAACTGTGGAACAAGGCAGCTATCTCTGTTTCCATAGTGACTGGCTTGCCAGTTGTTTTATTGAGTTTAACTGGTGTTTTTGTTACACTCTGTTAACTGCCTTGGCAACAGCAACTATTTCTAAAGTGAAACATTTATGCTCTCGCACTCACTGACAGTCACACTTTCTTTGTCCCTCTAACACAACCACAGGTTAAACTAAGGTAAagattacttttctttttggctggactgttAATGGTGGGACCAGGCCTGTAACACAACTGTCCGTGACTGACTGAGTCACTGAGAGATAAAGTCACACCATTGGTCAACCGAATACTGCATGACTGAGTGATAAGGTTTCACCACTTGTTGGCCGGCAGAACGTTGGAGTTCCCCCATTGGTCGTTAGTCTTTTAAAAAGATTTAGTGCGAACAAGCATTGATGTGAAGAGCaggtctggaggaggagctgcctCAGGAGGAGCACAGAACAGCAATCTTTACAGTTGTATTTAActcatgtgttttgtgattttgtcagacaacacCACAGTTAAGTAAAATCTGGATTTTAGCAGTGCAGCGCAGAAGCTTGGAAAGTGCTTGAAAGTGACTGCTGGGcaacatgtagtcttaatagGCCACTGTTCAGTCAAATATTTAatacttgttccattgtctgacaacagaaaactgagaaaagctTTATTGGAAATATGTTTGTATTAAGATTAAAACattgtatatgtgagcacaaagagtaggagagaagcaaactaATAAAGGACTGAAAACAACTGACACTGGCCATAGTGCAAATAGTCTATGAAGTGGTCCAGGCATAATACAACCTtaatacacttttgtttttctgatgagTAATTACAGTAGCAGGTCAGTTTGAATATGGGATTGCCACAAAAATaactacagtgtctgtgttctTTATAATGGAGGATCGTGTCACCCAGTGTAATAGTGGGCCTcatatatgtgtttttaatagctgttgaaaaacagcatcacagacaatacttgttagttGGGTAacttcattgttggttttggccCTTTCATTGGATTTCTTGCTAACAGGAAAAAAGTAGAATATCACTAGATGCCAAATGTCACATATCTTTTACTGCTTTTACAGTTTAACTGCTTCCAAATAAAAGGAGCAATGATTAACCATTTAAATTCTAAACCTGCTCTTTACAAATTTTTGTGAAAGTAGTAAAATACCCATTGACATATGACTTTCTGATCAAGTTGAGTTTCTGCTGAAGTTATAGTCAATGAACTAACGTTATTACTAATTTCTGATGTGCAGCTGTAACCCAAGATGCCTCTAAATGATGAGCGACCCACCTCCACATCCAGCAGTGAGGACCAAGGCAGTGATGTGGAGTCGTCATCAGAGCGCTGTGACAGCATGACGTCGACCAGCGACCTGGACTGCTCCCGTGAAAGCTTCACTAGCGACTGCTCCAGCAAGCATTGCTCGCCCTCCTGTGAGTTTGCACCCTCAACCTTTTTCTGGTCACTGTTCTCTGAGCCCACTGGACAACCTCTGGcttactgttttcattttggtgtccatgtttgttttcccgTCTCAGAGATGGCATATGAGGTGGCTTGATTTCTGCACATTGAAAATGTCATCTATATTACTGTTTTGTTCGTACTTGTATTTCGGTTTCAGAGACTGTATTTTAACTGTAATCGCATTCCATCAATAACTGCCCACACCACTGCCATCATGCAGCCGTAACAGTTGAACGctcttatttgtttatttacaaagtttgtttattatttggtTCCCACAGCGAGCCCACCCAAAACCTTAACCCTGGATGAAGTCATGGAGTCTGTCTCAGATGTCTCCAATCTCAGCCTTACCCATGAGATCATTGTTAACCACAACTTCCGTCTAGAGCCAGACAGACTACCTCAGAACAGGTATACCAGCTGCATGATATCTTGTGTCTCCATTTCTTCACCTTCTTTTGATcatgttttgtagtttttttttgtgaatctAAATACCAATTGTCAGGTAAGGgatttacaaaaatataaaaatacagcatCCTATCACCCATACTACTAGTATTCTTTTGTCAATGTACTAAAGTCTTACATAAGCATTTGAAACATGAATATTCATTCCAGAACATACAGTTGAGAAGTCAAATTTTCCAGTATGTACGTTTCATGTCAACTCCCATCGTTTATCAACACCCATTCATTAATTTGCTCCGTTCAGAGATTTTTCCTGCAGTGTGGAACAAGGTGTATTTAGTGATCAGAGAGAGCTGCTTATTGTAGCTATGATTTGCTTCACAATATTGACAAAATTCTGTGTACACCTCAGGAAGGTGTCCATTAGCTGTAAagaggacagacacagacgctGATATGCAAGTTACGTGGGATAGCAGAAATCCAGAGACACCATTATTTGTGGCCAAACTGCAAGTGAATCAGCCAAAACCTGTTAAATTCAGACAAACTGCATCAACAAACAAGTTCAGCCAGTTTAAAAATACCAACAGAGATATGATGTACActgtatatacattatatagGTGTTTTTCTACTAATACTAATGATTTACATGCAATCTAATATTACCAACATTTGTAATTTTTCCACatcaaataaacacatgtaGGTTACTGTCCCTGTAATATTGTGAAGTATGAAATCATATTGAGGCACAACCTTCAATCAAATACATCTCTTTGGTTGTGAATTGAATTTTATCAGTTTTCTCTCACAatacagagacagatgagaagTGATGACCATATCACTTATAGTCTTTACCACTGTATTCACtgaccatctgtctgtctctgtttatctTTAGCACAACTTGAACTGAACAAGAGAGCgaagaggacagagaaaaagagagatgaggggaagacagggaaaaagaacaaaataaattctttaGTGGAAGTCTGAAGAGAGGGACAGCACAGTACCCTATAGTAATTTATGACTGCATAGGATTACTGGCAGCAATCACAGCATTGTTTTTCATCGGTGATACAGGTCACTGTTATTTAGTTCTTGGTCCACCATCCAGTGATAAAAGCAACGACTGACCATTGCTCCTGACAGATAATATACTTAACTAAACAAAAtcctccatttatttttttagtttatgGAAGGTAGTTAGAGATAATCTCCACAAGGCCTTCTGGGACATCCTGGAGTCGGAGCTGAACGATGACCCGCCTGAGTATGGCCAAGCCATCAGACTATTGGAGGAGATCAGAGAGGTCAGCACACACTGTTTACAGCTTTACTCGATTTATAGAAATGACTTTATTGCATTTTCCTGATGTTGCTTGACCTTTATAACAGTGCTTTCAAATTTTAAAGTTCCTTTAGTAACTCATCTGCTTCTCTTTATCCCCATCACTTCTGTTGTGAATAGTATAttcagaaaaactgtaataaatgcAGCAACATAACTGTAAGTTagttatattataaaataatgctttataaaaatgacaatcaTTTTGGTCTTTTGACAGATCTTACTGTCATTCCTTAATCCTGGTGCCAATCGAATGAGGACCCAGATCATGGAGGTGCTGGACATGGACCTCATTCGTCAGCAGGCTGACAACGATGCTGTAGACATCCAGGGCCTTTCCTCTTTCATTATCACCACCATGGGCAAGATGTGTGCACCGGTGAGGGATGAAGACATTAAGAAGCTGCGAGAAAACACAGATAATATTGTGACACTGTTCAGGTAAGCACATAGTTGGGGTtttaagcatttaaaaacattttcaatgctGACATCAAATGTTTATTACCAGAGACTATATTGTCTGCcttgagaaaacacatgaatgtCGTGAGTTTTCTTATTTAGCtatattataaaatacaacTCAAATCAAGGTGGCTGAGTTGTTTCTCCACACTAGGGAGATCTTCCGTGTGCTGGACCTGATGAAGATGGATATGGCCAACTTTACAATTGATAACCTGCGGCctgtgctgcagagacagagtgtTGAATATGAAAGGGCAAACTTCCAGAGCATCCTGGAAAAAACTCCCAGTAAGTGAGCAAGAAAAAAGTTTTCATATATAGCTTTGTCTTACCATTTCTGTTGGCAGATAGTTACAACATGTGTAACCTGCCATATTACTGACGAAGAATATGTATGTTGTATGAGAATATACTGGAAtagatttactgtatattgtgtcaaagcaaaaaaaaaaaaggactacTACTATGATGAGGTACTGAGACAATTTTCTTTAGATGCTTTGAACCACACCACCGCCTGGATTAAGTCAgcccaggaggagctgatgtCGGCCAACATCCCCACAGAAAAGACTCAGGGGAAAGGACAGGGACCTGTGCCTGGGCCTTTCCAGATCCTACAAACTGCTTTCCTTCGTATCCTCACATGGGACTACAATAAGAGCCCACTGCCTGAGGTAAGACTGtgttgaatttgtgtttgtaagAGAGAGTATCATTTCATTAGCTCATGGAAGGCATGCGGAATATGAACTTTCTCTAAGCAAACCGAAAGCTTCCTTAAACTGTTCTTCAGTTTTTTCcacaatatttttattcagttttgaaCAATATGAAATACAGCCTTTTACATTCatataaaatactgtttaaCTGGACATATACAATAATTTCTGCattgacacaaaacaaaacaactgcatTGTCCATGGAAATTAGTAATTCCCTCGATCTTCTGTTAAATCTAAAGCCTTAACATTTAATAGGGCCTCCTATTCTTCAGTTTACAAGAAATgataacatacacacatagtttttattattatcctAGTAACCATTCAACTTTTAATTCTTGTATGAATTAGCATGGAACAACAACAGAAATCTTCTGGCAGAGTTTTGAACTTTGAACAGAGTCAGGATAGCTATATCCCTGCATCCActtttttatgctaagctaagctggCCATCTCTCGGCTGTGGCTTCATGTTTACACACAGAAGTAAAAGCAgtatccatcttctcatctaactctcagcaagaggacaaaaaagtgtatttccccaaatgtcaaGCTATTCTGAAATTTCTTTTGGTTCCTATTTAGACCTGGATAACAGATGAGCTGCGTCTGAAAGAGATTCAGTTGAAGCTCCAGCAATGTCAGGCAGTGAATGAGGTGCTGCTTATTGTCTACAGCACCATCGGAGGGCCTATCCAGGGTCTGCCCTCCCTGTCTGACCGCCTGAAGAGGATGACCAGTGTGCTGTTGGATGGGATGCACAGACCGTTAGTTcacttttctttccatcttaTATCCACAATCTGTATTATCATGGTTTATCTACTGTCTGCATCACATAAAATAGAGCTCAAACCAGAACTCGCCTTTCCTTCATCTTTAGGAACTTTAACCTGAAAGAGGCACTTGAGGGCATTAGTGCTCAGATCTGCTGTGAGCTCAACAAGTCTTTAACAGAGAGGAACTACCCTGCACTGACCCCGGCGCTGCAGGCCACTCTCGCAGGCCAGATCTACAGCATCACCCAGGAGGACAATCCCATACGAACTCTAGTTGGTAAGattttgagtatttttactCTGAAATGGAGCCAGAAACGTCTCCAGCGGGGATTTTCTAACCTTGTGTTTCTCTTAATTTCTGCTCAGAGGATCGTGTGCAGCAGTACTTCATGGCGCTCATCTGTGATCCTAAACCCCAGGCCAAACTTGATCAGGTACCAGCTGGCTTGACTGCTATCAAGCCTGAACTAGCACTGATGGGAGCAAAGTTCATCTCTCTGGTCAACTACAACAGGCTTGTCTATGGACCTTTCTATGCGGATATCATCAAGAAGCTGATGTTCGGTAGCAGCCCACCAGCAGCAAACCCTCCTCAGAACACAGCTCACGACTCTGTCACCTCCAATTAAAACCAAACCTGGGCTCTTGCAGTGTGAGGAGTGTTTTTGCCACTAGATATAGCTGAAGCTAAGGAGGTACTACACTAGCTAGGCAGTACTACTGCTTTGCTCGACCAGTGTACTCCAATAGTTGGAGTCACCTTCAGTGTAttataaatgtagtttttatcaCTACATTTAGCAGTGAAGGCACTGCGGTGTAGGCATCATGCGGTCAACATTTAATGTGACCCGCGTCCTTTGTGATAAATGTTCTAAGACATGCTCTGCTATGAACATTCACAGCTTCAAACCAGAAAACCAGTGTTACAATGATTCATATCTGAACCTACTAGTGACTGCATCGTCAAACCCCTGTTTTTAGAGGGAGTCCATAGGGAAACAAGGGCAAAACCTTAGTATGTTTAATACATACAGTAAGCTTTATGAAGCAAAGAGGTATAAATGTAAAGCCTATATATATTGAGAGAAAATTAGCAGAGTAGTATTTAACTATAGTCACCTATGACAACTGTTGAACATACTAATGTAAAACTAGCCCATTTCCCATTGAATTAGTCCTTTGATTGTTCTCCTTTCCACTGTTTTATCAGCCAGGTAACTATATTTTGTCTGTTCTTTTTAATCCACTAATATTATTCTACAGCAAAAAATAGAAGTATAAATGTTTTGGATTTTGACCTCtcaaataatgaaataagaCTTGTCTGCATGAGTAGCTTTGTGCTgggattttgtcattttagtaATTTGTCAGAGTATCTGTCATATGTTGTTTGTTCTATACATTTACTTATCCTGTTAGTGGAATACTTGGTATATTGATTTAGTTGCTATGTTTGTTACATTTTGAGTTGCTGTAGCTGTTACAGTATTGTTATATTGGCTGTTGAAACCTGTTGGAGAAAGAGAGGTGCTGAAGTCAAAGTGATTTTGCGTCCAAAATATCCAGCGGACCCAAATatgcacaaagaaaagcagttaAGTTAAGTTTACACGAAATGTGGGATGTTATTGTGAACTTCTTCTGTACCACagttaatataataaaattttaaaaaagcacaaattagagcatgtctttatttaaaaactgaatataaaaatgtgcatGCTGCCAAAATGTCAATGtttgacacatactgtatgttggcTTGTCAGTGATCATGTAGGATTTTACAACATGATGTGTCAGTGATATCTTTACAGTGTATAAGCAAAATGTGGACTCATGCATGGCCTGCCGTCCACCATCAGAAATAGGAGTGAGTGCACAACCAAACTGCAAAAAGAATAGCTCTGGATGTAAGCACTGAATTTTAGAAATACAGCTATATGATTCCACTTAGTATCTTTAAAGTCATACAATAACAAAATAGggtataacaaaataaatataagtgAGGTATATTTAGGAACATAACGTTAAACCATAATATGTaccatgatatatatatatatatatatatatatatatatatgccatACATTTAGAATTttagaaaacatgatttttactGTAAACATCCTCGATTATATAATTCTGTTGAAGTAAGGAGGGAAGTTATGACCAACAACCTGAAATATTGAAAATTGAACACTGGAGGATTACATCTTTACTGATGAAATAAGGACCAAATTAATTTCAGTTAGATAATGTGTTCTCTAAGCGGAGATACAGTGGTTGGATTTTGATTATCTGACATCcattattaattgatttttttattatttgtatattGTTATTGCATTCCATGTCGGACTACAAGGTCGTATGTTCACAGCATTATGCAGTTAATCTGTTTATGGCTACTTATAACCGCATTATCAGCGCATCACTGTACTGTGGAATAAACATGCTCTCATCTCTTGCTGTCACCAGGCAGCAGTGTTACCTTTAAATACAATCCGGAAATCTTTCAATTAGGAGTTGCACACGCTACACAAATGGACACGGAATTTCGatattacattttacaatatCCAATTTTGCGTAATGTTATATTTAGTGGACGAGACGTATTTAGAATAAAGGCGTTATACACAAAAAATCTTATATTAAGTAAGAAATATATAAGTATAAAAACATGTGCATTTCCTCTTACGCTTCAGAAGCACAAATTGCGCCTGTGCCACTTGATTATAAAACTGCTAACATTAGAAAAATAAGTTTACATGAATATGACTAATACTTTTATGCATcacgtttttgtttttattacaagACCAAAGTATTTAAATGTGCGAAAATGCATATGGACCAGCACTGTGAAGGGAGCAGCAGTTTGCCCGGTTACACGTTCGTCAAACGCATGACCTCATTGGTCACGTGGTTTAAATCTCGCCACGCAATTGGCTGCCTCTCACAGGggtagttgtttttgttgtgaatcAGGAAGCCCCCGTCTTTCAAAATTGGGTGTGTAGTGTAACATTAACACAGGGAAATAAATTGCTTTTTCACTCGGTGGATACTTTAAAACGTAACTTCAACTTTCAACTATATACAGCTCAACAAACACCTTCCTcgttaaagaaaaagaagatacTCGTAAGTATccagtttctttctttgattCATTTCAGTAGGTCAGAGTGAGCGAACTTGTCGAGACAAGTATTGAAATGAGCAAAGTGTGTCAGTCCAACGTCAGTGACCGAAAACACGGAAGGTCGCCATAAAGCATGTTACCAGAGATAATTTTAGCCCCTGTCTTTTAGTATCTATAGTCACTTTCCCATTCAGGTAGGACTGTAGAGCTGTCAAAAAGTAGCTGTCCTCACACCTTTTTCTTAATAATAACAAGAGgttgttaaaaacaaattaatccATAAACATAAAGGTTGGTAACGTTGATTTATCTAAACTTTGACTGTATTATCTTAAAGCAAATTGTTCAACTCTGTTAAATGTCACTTCTGCATTGTAAAATTTCACCTCAGTTGGACTTCTGTGAACAGCTGATGAGTATCTGttctttcactttttgaatcgtcgtttttagtttttcatgtaGGGTTGCAAGTAAAAAGTATCtccattatcgattaatctggCAATTACCTTCTCATTTTATACAGTAAAATTGGAAAATGCTCATTATTATTCCCCTGATCCCATTATAAAGTCTTcttatagcttttttttttcaaataattaatCTATTATCAGAATTGTTcttgtttaattttctgttttaataagATAATTGTTTCTGCTCTATTTCCATGGTTAGATTATGCCCATTTGCCCATTTATTTGCCCCTTTGTTgcaagtaatttttcaagcattTTTGGCCTTTATTAGATAGTAGATAGTAGAGGTGTGATAGGAATGGACATGCGAGAGATAATATGCATCAAAGGTCTAGACCTTAACCTGTGATTTATCATCTACATGATCAGTGTTTTAGACCTTGAGACCACCAAGATGCTGCAAATGAGGGAAATCATagtttctttaaatatttttgaggGGTGACATTTAACGAAGGTCCCTGACTGGTAATAATTGGTTTTCAACAACTTTGAGCCATCTAGTGTATTCCACTGCCCCCTCGCAGGTCTGAGCCACCTATTCTTGCCACACTTCATCCATTTTCCTCTATTAATTTTAAGTGCAACAGCACCCTGCATGGTTGGTGTGTTGTGCAGAGATGACGATGGAGGAAGGGGCACGGAGCTGTCTGCTGCGCTTTCGCCACAGACTGGAACAAGACATCAAGCCCCCGTACCTGATGGACCACATGATCAGTGATGGTGTGATGAgtgtggatgaggaggagaggatcagGACTCAGGTGAGCCTCTGCTGAAGGTAGGAGTGAGGGGCCAAGTGGAGATCACTCATAATATGGAACCAATCTTattaagcactttttttttaatcttgctGCTTTTTGTTCCTGCTTCCTGCATGCTTTTTTTATTATGACGATAAAGATATCTAAGAATTAATAAAAATTTTCAGTCacttaaaatatgtttttttgctcACCCACTATCATTTAACTAATAGATTTTAATGcagtctttccctcttttcctcctctcaggtTTTTGTCATTGCACATGTACTGAgtcaccctcctctcctctccatttaCTAATTCATGCCACCCCATTGTTTTCTCACATTACTTGCCATTTATGTGCAGGATATCAAGTTCTCATCAACTTGCTTCTCACATGCTGCTCTCAGATTATTTATCAATTAACCTGCATTTCACCAGAGTAACTTAATGATTGATTAAGATTGAATGAAGATTTAGTGTTGGTGGCTTGTAAAGGTACATATTAACAGAATGTGTAAAGGCTGTTGTAGGAATTGAACGATTGGCATTACGAATCTCTGCATTCAATTTCTTCTGAATTTTCTTTACAGTAAActtataaaagtaaaaagtaatataccaatttgtttttttcaatttatttcctGCGTTTATTGtcttacataaaataaaagcagacataTCCCTTTTAAAGCTTCCTCTAGCCAAGTTATGACAAATCATGAAAATATTCACCAGCTCAAATGAGAAACCCTCAAAATACCTGCATGCAAAAATCGTATCGTTATGTTCACATCTCATTTCTACTATCTCTCTCTGACCAGCCCACCAGGAAGGAACAGGCTGTGGCcatgctggagctgctgctgaggaagGACAACCGTGCCTACATCTCCTTCTACAACGCCCTGGTCAAAGAGGCATATGATGATTTGGCCAATCTGCTTCATGATGACCTACCACAGATCTCACCAAATGCACATAAGAACACCTCTGATGGCTTGACATCTTATGGTGAGAAAGGGGGAATTCGTGGGTGGAGAGAAAGTGGATGTTTGAACGGTTGTGCTGTAAGTGTGTTGGAGAAAAAATTTAAAGTAAGGAGTAGTCACTGACGGTTGTGGGACTGTTGTTTTGGTTAGACATGTTGGGTTAACACAACAGCAAAATGTTCTTAGTAGTAGAAACATAAGTGTTAATTTATACATGTTGGAACTTTCTACAGGTCTTCTTTAATGTCAGTCCCCTTCTTGTTTGTGTCATAGTCCAGACGATGCTAAGTGAAGGTGGTGTACCACAGAGGCCTGTGGTGTTTGTCAACCGACCAGAGCTTTTGAACCGGGTCAGGGAGAAACTCTATCGGCTGCTGAAGGACCCTGGCTGGGTCACTGTCTTCGGGATGGCTGGCTCGGGCAAATCTGTCCTGGCTGCAGAGGCTGTCAGACACCATGGGGTCATTGAAGGTGAGTCATCTTTGACCGACGCTGCCTAACACTAACTGTTAGCATACATTACTTTGAAACAGTCAAAGATTGCAGAAGTATTTACTGAAGTAATCCTCATTCTCACTGGCATTATAGTTTCCAGCATGGTTGCTTAGTTGTAAGCTTAGCTAGCttctaacctcttgtcttgaCTTTCTTGActtttccctccccctccctgtgCCTCCATCTGCAGAATGCTTTCCTGGAGGCATCCACTGGTTGTCCATCGGCCAGCTGGACAAACCAGACCTGCTGGTGAAGATCCAGTCATTGTGTTTCCGTTTGGAGCAGAGCCTGGACTCCCAGTGCCTCCACCGGCCTCCCAACTCTCTGGATGAAGCCAAGGAGCGGCTACGCTTCCTCATGCTGCGCAAATATCCAAGGTTGCCATGCTCATATAATCCTGATGCACTTTTCA
The sequence above is drawn from the Seriola aureovittata isolate HTS-2021-v1 ecotype China chromosome 22, ASM2101889v1, whole genome shotgun sequence genome and encodes:
- the tcp11l2 gene encoding T-complex protein 11-like protein 2 — translated: MPLNDERPTSTSSSEDQGSDVESSSERCDSMTSTSDLDCSRESFTSDCSSKHCSPSSSPPKTLTLDEVMESVSDVSNLSLTHEIIVNHNFRLEPDRLPQNSLWKVVRDNLHKAFWDILESELNDDPPEYGQAIRLLEEIREILLSFLNPGANRMRTQIMEVLDMDLIRQQADNDAVDIQGLSSFIITTMGKMCAPVRDEDIKKLRENTDNIVTLFREIFRVLDLMKMDMANFTIDNLRPVLQRQSVEYERANFQSILEKTPNALNHTTAWIKSAQEELMSANIPTEKTQGKGQGPVPGPFQILQTAFLRILTWDYNKSPLPETWITDELRLKEIQLKLQQCQAVNEVLLIVYSTIGGPIQGLPSLSDRLKRMTSVLLDGMHRPNFNLKEALEGISAQICCELNKSLTERNYPALTPALQATLAGQIYSITQEDNPIRTLVEDRVQQYFMALICDPKPQAKLDQVPAGLTAIKPELALMGAKFISLVNYNRLVYGPFYADIIKKLMFGSSPPAANPPQNTAHDSVTSN